The following are encoded together in the Thermococcus sibiricus MM 739 genome:
- a CDS encoding endonuclease dU produces MIRKIKPQIRVIGFDDGTFSFKSKIKRDKTILVGVVMKGSQDVVGVVTRWIEVDGRDATEKMIEAIHNSRFKDLRIIMLKGITYAGFNVVDVEELSRETRMPVIIVIRKKPDLQAMEKALKKHFSDAEEKISLLHKAGKIKELIPGKLYYQAIGVSYDQAEEIIRLTQKSSLIPEPLRLAHMIASAVMSGESKKE; encoded by the coding sequence ATGATTAGAAAAATAAAACCCCAAATAAGAGTCATTGGCTTTGATGACGGCACTTTTTCTTTTAAATCCAAGATCAAGCGGGATAAGACTATTCTGGTTGGAGTTGTTATGAAAGGTTCTCAAGATGTTGTTGGAGTTGTAACAAGATGGATTGAAGTTGATGGAAGAGATGCAACGGAAAAAATGATCGAGGCCATACACAATTCCCGCTTTAAGGATCTGAGAATTATAATGCTCAAGGGAATAACTTATGCAGGGTTTAACGTAGTTGATGTTGAAGAGCTGAGCAGAGAGACGCGAATGCCTGTAATAATAGTGATAAGAAAAAAACCTGACTTGCAAGCTATGGAGAAGGCTTTAAAGAAACATTTCTCAGATGCTGAGGAGAAAATAAGCCTCTTACACAAAGCAGGCAAAATAAAAGAGTTAATCCCCGGGAAGTTGTATTATCAGGCTATTGGAGTTTCTTATGATCAAGCCGAAGAGATAATAAGATTAACTCAAAAAAGTTCTTTAATTCCTGAGCCTTTAAGATTGGCTCATATGATAGCATCTGCAGTTATGAGTGGGGAATCCAAAAAGGAATAG
- the cutA gene encoding divalent-cation tolerance protein CutA produces the protein MILVYTTFPNWESAERITKELLERRLIACANLREHKAFYWWQGQIENDNEIGALLKTKVDLWSELKDALRELHPYTVPAIIRIDVDHVNKEYLNWLLEVTK, from the coding sequence ATGATACTTGTTTATACAACATTTCCTAATTGGGAGAGTGCTGAGAGAATCACAAAAGAGCTTTTAGAGAGGAGATTAATTGCATGTGCAAATCTCAGGGAACACAAAGCCTTTTACTGGTGGCAAGGACAAATTGAAAATGACAATGAGATTGGAGCACTATTAAAGACAAAAGTTGACCTCTGGAGTGAGCTTAAAGATGCTTTGAGAGAGCTTCATCCATACACTGTTCCTGCTATAATAAGAATAGATGTCGATCACGTCAATAAAGAGTACTTAAACTGGCTGTTAGAGGTAACGAAATGA
- a CDS encoding acylphosphatase: MEIVRAHLRIYGRVQGVGFRWSMQREAKKLGVNGWVRNLPNGSVEAVIEGERERVEALIGWAHQGPSWARVTRVEVGWETPKGEKGFRVVG, encoded by the coding sequence ATGGAGATAGTAAGAGCACATCTAAGAATATATGGGCGGGTCCAAGGAGTCGGGTTTAGGTGGAGTATGCAAAGAGAGGCAAAAAAACTAGGTGTCAATGGATGGGTAAGAAATCTTCCCAACGGTAGTGTTGAGGCTGTCATCGAGGGAGAAAGAGAAAGGGTAGAAGCCCTCATTGGATGGGCCCATCAAGGCCCTTCATGGGCAAGGGTTACGAGAGTTGAAGTCGGCTGGGAAACGCCAAAAGGAGAAAAGGGGTTTAGAGTTGTGGGTTAA
- a CDS encoding DUF460 domain-containing protein, whose translation MPILVVGIDIISEEPKRFAVVSWFNGKLVKHGEFTFYRLIRFIRTKKPDIVVTDNIHELGEYLRKFIHAIPQGTKIVQITGRPGEQKPLWGLAKEHGIRVGDKFNPYEEAKVCALLAARGIGYEVLAFEDEVIIKVSRGRSQGKGGWSQDRYRRRLHNLIQNKVREIEETLKKANIPFDIEIKEKDQGLERGEFRVYASREELAGLIKPMRGGDIEVRIRPVERKTFEFVPLKSERAIRERKSVIVGLDPGITVGIAALDLNGQVLMTYSERNMAISDVIKFISEIGHPIIISTDVNPAPGLVEKIARSFKALLFVPRESLKVEEKNELLRNLGVTVEDDHQRDALTAAYKAYLRLKPKLDHVDAKLRELEIEGKGEEIKALVIQGYNLGEAILKVKEKEKPKEEIRAAEEKEASLDLGPYLEKIKELEKTIEFLEKENQELRAMIEEQRKIIENLETKIATYDEKIREKILRTKEIETKEKRIAYLEKELREAKSIIEKLSKDLVLTKRMHLLELKGSAVPIKVIENLTWKELEELERSTSIKRDDVLYIINPAGAGRSIGEYISEKRVKAIISAKPLPNVIYEVLKENKIPVLYESEIEVKRVDEFAIVDRKELEKVIEEKLNQWKEEEKQKEVQEFLRLIEEYRLKRIKELKKKADEEH comes from the coding sequence ATGCCTATTCTAGTCGTTGGTATTGATATAATCAGTGAAGAACCAAAACGTTTTGCCGTGGTTAGTTGGTTTAATGGAAAACTCGTCAAACATGGAGAGTTTACTTTCTATAGACTTATCAGGTTCATAAGAACCAAAAAACCAGATATAGTTGTCACAGACAATATACACGAGCTTGGAGAGTATTTAAGAAAATTCATACACGCTATTCCACAAGGAACGAAAATCGTGCAAATAACTGGTAGACCTGGGGAGCAGAAACCCTTATGGGGGCTGGCCAAGGAACATGGAATTAGAGTTGGAGATAAGTTTAATCCTTATGAAGAAGCAAAAGTATGTGCCCTCCTAGCCGCCAGGGGGATCGGTTATGAGGTCTTGGCCTTCGAAGATGAGGTCATTATTAAAGTTTCAAGAGGGAGAAGTCAAGGGAAAGGTGGTTGGAGCCAAGATCGTTATAGAAGAAGATTGCATAATTTGATACAAAATAAAGTGAGAGAGATTGAAGAGACCCTAAAAAAAGCCAACATTCCCTTTGATATAGAGATCAAAGAAAAAGATCAAGGGTTAGAAAGAGGGGAGTTCCGAGTATATGCATCTAGAGAAGAACTTGCAGGATTAATAAAACCCATGCGCGGAGGAGATATTGAAGTCCGAATACGACCTGTTGAGAGAAAAACCTTTGAGTTTGTCCCACTAAAAAGCGAACGTGCAATAAGAGAAAGAAAAAGTGTTATAGTCGGGCTTGATCCAGGTATAACAGTAGGAATTGCTGCCCTAGACCTCAATGGGCAGGTATTGATGACATATAGTGAGCGAAACATGGCTATAAGTGATGTGATTAAGTTTATAAGTGAAATCGGACACCCCATAATAATTTCTACTGATGTAAATCCAGCTCCGGGATTAGTAGAAAAAATAGCCCGATCCTTCAAGGCCCTCCTTTTTGTACCAAGAGAAAGCCTAAAGGTGGAGGAAAAGAACGAACTTTTAAGAAACCTCGGAGTAACTGTGGAAGATGATCATCAAAGAGACGCCCTAACAGCGGCCTATAAGGCATATCTACGTTTAAAACCGAAACTTGACCATGTAGACGCAAAACTTAGAGAATTAGAGATTGAAGGAAAAGGAGAAGAGATAAAAGCCCTTGTCATACAGGGGTATAACTTGGGAGAGGCCATATTAAAGGTCAAAGAAAAAGAAAAACCAAAAGAAGAAATCAGAGCAGCAGAAGAGAAAGAGGCCTCTCTAGATCTTGGTCCATATCTCGAGAAAATAAAAGAACTTGAGAAAACCATCGAATTTCTAGAGAAAGAAAACCAAGAACTAAGAGCCATGATTGAAGAACAACGAAAAATCATTGAAAATTTAGAAACTAAAATTGCTACATACGATGAGAAAATTAGAGAAAAAATACTCAGAACCAAAGAGATAGAAACAAAAGAAAAGAGAATAGCATATCTCGAAAAAGAATTAAGAGAAGCAAAATCAATCATAGAAAAACTAAGCAAAGATCTAGTTCTAACAAAGAGGATGCATCTTCTCGAGCTTAAAGGAAGCGCTGTGCCAATTAAGGTCATTGAAAACTTAACTTGGAAAGAATTAGAAGAGTTAGAACGCTCTACTAGTATCAAAAGAGACGATGTCCTTTACATTATTAATCCCGCCGGTGCTGGCAGAAGCATAGGAGAGTATATATCAGAAAAAAGAGTAAAAGCTATAATAAGTGCAAAACCTCTACCTAATGTTATTTATGAAGTATTAAAAGAGAATAAAATTCCAGTTCTCTATGAAAGTGAAATTGAAGTAAAAAGAGTGGATGAATTCGCCATAGTAGATAGAAAAGAGCTTGAAAAAGTTATAGAAGAAAAACTAAATCAATGGAAAGAAGAAGAGAAACAAAAAGAAGTTCAAGAGTTCCTAAGACTTATTGAAGAATACAGGTTGAAAAGAATTAAAGAGCTTAAGAAAAAGGCTGATGAGGAACATTAG
- a CDS encoding radical SAM protein: MRFENLCEKYNETIKCLVCERRCSIKEGKKGICRNYINLEGKLVHIGYGKISTVESRPIEIKPFFHYYPNSTALTFSGFGCNFYCPWCQNYHLSFSKLPENTRETPPEELVDLALRSRNDGLCASFNEPTTLYTYLLDTFELAGRRGLYSCLVTNGYFTTKALRRLIESGASGFSIDIKGCPKMKVLSTVDHRKVFRNAKEALNLGAHVEMVYLTITSTNNFEECYHWIFNMHSKILGEDVPLHINRYYPMNYWKEPPTAVKKLLKLKEIAQKEYNLNYVYVGNIGSVKHETTYCPTCGEKLVIRSEYRVLKWNLEKDNRCPRCSQKIPIYGNITRF; this comes from the coding sequence ATGAGATTTGAAAACCTTTGTGAAAAATACAATGAGACTATTAAGTGTCTCGTTTGTGAGAGAAGATGCTCGATAAAAGAGGGCAAAAAGGGAATATGCAGGAACTACATTAATTTAGAGGGAAAGCTAGTGCATATAGGATATGGAAAGATAAGTACAGTTGAAAGCAGGCCAATTGAAATAAAGCCCTTCTTCCACTACTACCCAAATTCAACTGCATTAACTTTTTCTGGCTTTGGGTGTAATTTTTACTGCCCATGGTGCCAGAATTATCATTTAAGCTTCTCCAAGCTGCCGGAGAATACTAGAGAAACCCCTCCAGAGGAACTTGTAGACTTGGCTCTAAGAAGCAGGAATGATGGCCTTTGTGCGAGTTTTAATGAGCCCACTACCCTTTATACTTATCTCCTTGATACCTTTGAGTTAGCAGGGAGGAGAGGCCTCTACAGTTGCCTAGTAACGAATGGTTATTTTACCACTAAAGCCCTAAGAAGACTTATAGAAAGCGGGGCTTCTGGTTTCAGCATAGATATCAAGGGCTGTCCCAAAATGAAGGTTTTAAGTACTGTAGATCACAGAAAGGTCTTTAGAAATGCAAAAGAGGCCTTAAACTTAGGTGCCCACGTTGAAATGGTTTACCTCACGATTACAAGTACCAATAATTTCGAAGAATGCTACCATTGGATATTCAACATGCATTCAAAAATTCTTGGAGAAGACGTTCCCCTTCATATAAACCGTTATTATCCAATGAATTACTGGAAAGAACCACCTACAGCTGTAAAAAAATTGTTAAAGTTAAAAGAAATCGCACAGAAGGAATACAACTTAAACTATGTGTATGTTGGGAATATCGGTTCAGTTAAGCACGAAACCACATATTGCCCTACATGTGGTGAAAAGTTGGTAATACGCTCAGAATATAGAGTGCTAAAATGGAATTTAGAAAAAGACAATAGATGCCCAAGATGCAGTCAAAAAATTCCAATTTATGGGAATATCACTCGGTTCTAA
- a CDS encoding TIGR00269 family protein, protein MKCTKCGREAVYHARYEGKFYCHKHFNEMVESKVKQTVRKYGLIKRGDRIAVGVSGGKDSVVLLHILHKLSQKFPFEIIAITIDEGIEGYRPESVEIAKRNAKKLGIEHKIYSFKEYIGFSLDETVSIMGSFEKRERVGACSYCGVWRRWLINYAAQDLEADKLAVGHNLDDEVQMFLMNVMRGDVARLGRTGPYYEVIHEGLVPRIKPLREVPEKEIVLYAILNNIEVDFSECPYAVEAFRAEIRDWINEMEEKHPGTKYQILRSYDKMFPLLAKAYANRDLNRCKICDQPTTGEVCKACNFKLQVQSTAKERGISFRTE, encoded by the coding sequence ATGAAATGCACGAAGTGTGGAAGAGAGGCAGTATATCATGCGAGATATGAAGGTAAGTTTTATTGTCATAAACATTTCAATGAAATGGTTGAGAGCAAAGTAAAGCAGACTGTGAGAAAATACGGGCTAATCAAGAGAGGAGATAGAATAGCGGTAGGAGTGAGCGGTGGAAAGGATAGTGTTGTTCTTCTCCACATCCTTCACAAGCTCAGCCAGAAGTTTCCTTTTGAGATAATCGCAATAACCATAGATGAGGGAATAGAAGGGTACAGGCCTGAGAGTGTTGAGATAGCAAAGAGGAATGCAAAGAAACTTGGAATTGAGCATAAAATCTATTCATTTAAAGAATACATTGGCTTCTCTCTGGATGAAACTGTTAGCATAATGGGGAGCTTTGAAAAGCGAGAGCGTGTGGGGGCCTGTTCTTATTGTGGGGTATGGAGGAGATGGCTTATAAACTATGCAGCTCAAGATTTAGAAGCCGACAAACTAGCTGTTGGGCACAATCTAGATGATGAAGTGCAGATGTTCCTTATGAACGTAATGCGTGGGGATGTGGCTAGGCTGGGAAGAACTGGCCCCTATTATGAGGTTATTCATGAAGGCCTTGTGCCGAGGATAAAGCCTCTTAGAGAAGTGCCAGAAAAGGAGATAGTGCTTTATGCTATTTTAAATAACATCGAAGTAGATTTCAGCGAGTGTCCTTACGCAGTGGAGGCATTTAGAGCTGAGATCAGGGATTGGATAAATGAAATGGAAGAGAAGCATCCGGGCACCAAGTATCAGATCTTGAGGAGTTATGATAAAATGTTCCCATTACTAGCTAAGGCCTATGCCAACAGAGACCTTAATCGATGCAAAATCTGTGACCAACCTACAACAGGGGAAGTATGCAAGGCCTGCAATTTTAAGCTTCAGGTCCAAAGTACGGCAAAGGAAAGGGGGATTAGCTTTAGAACCGAGTGA
- a CDS encoding ArsR/SmtB family transcription factor has protein sequence MVQSIEELAKICEALSNPVRIKILKLLCQKEWYVYELAKELEISRQLLYLHLKKLENAGLVESELRLEPDDPRAKKYYRARQFRLVIDNDVIVNLEG, from the coding sequence ATGGTTCAGAGCATCGAGGAACTTGCAAAGATATGCGAGGCACTTTCTAATCCAGTTAGGATTAAGATACTTAAGTTACTTTGCCAAAAAGAGTGGTACGTTTACGAGCTTGCCAAAGAACTTGAAATATCAAGACAGCTCCTTTATCTCCATCTCAAAAAGCTTGAAAATGCCGGCCTCGTCGAGAGTGAACTTAGGCTTGAGCCGGATGATCCGAGGGCCAAGAAATACTACCGTGCAAGGCAGTTCAGACTTGTTATAGACAACGATGTGATTGTAAATCTGGAGGGATGA
- a CDS encoding DUF2202 domain-containing protein — translation MKKISFLLVVLVLLATVGAGCITSTDESTTEGSSTRGPPEDGGYGEGASVDVSTYPVQELSPDEIEAILYMREEEKLARDVYLVLYNKTGLSIFNNIAKSEQTHMDAVLGLIEKYNLTDPLEGMGIGEFNSTEMQELYERLVAQGSEGEVEALKVGALIEEIDIKDLDEWLKRTDNEDIKAVFGSLRMGSENHLRAFTRLLRENYGVVYTPQVLSEEEYESIVD, via the coding sequence ATGAAAAAGATAAGTTTTCTGCTCGTTGTCTTGGTACTCCTGGCAACAGTTGGAGCAGGATGTATAACGAGTACTGATGAGAGCACCACAGAGGGCTCCAGCACAAGAGGCCCTCCCGAAGATGGAGGTTATGGCGAGGGAGCGAGTGTAGACGTCTCCACGTACCCCGTTCAGGAACTGAGCCCGGACGAGATTGAAGCAATCCTCTACATGAGGGAAGAAGAGAAGCTCGCAAGGGACGTATACCTCGTACTCTACAACAAGACCGGCCTTTCGATATTCAACAACATAGCGAAGAGTGAACAGACTCACATGGATGCGGTGCTTGGCCTTATAGAGAAGTACAACCTGACCGACCCCCTTGAGGGGATGGGAATCGGGGAGTTTAACAGCACAGAGATGCAGGAGCTCTATGAAAGGCTTGTTGCCCAAGGGAGCGAAGGCGAAGTAGAGGCCCTTAAGGTGGGAGCGCTTATAGAAGAAATTGACATCAAAGACCTTGACGAGTGGCTCAAAAGAACAGATAATGAGGACATAAAAGCGGTATTTGGGAGTCTGAGGATGGGGAGTGAAAACCACCTGCGGGCATTCACAAGACTGCTCCGAGAGAACTATGGTGTTGTTTATACGCCGCAGGTATTGAGTGAAGAGGAATACGAAAGTATAGTGGACTGA
- a CDS encoding translation initiation factor IF-2 N-terminal domain-containing protein: protein MKVSALVRGVIDLLLVVTFVAELFTGIGLYLAPSGRIAETIGWTFLGFDKDTLDLIHTYFGFAMAGLVMVHLVIGFNSMLVMLKSGFRKSKLRTVAAVFVPLLLLVAGYPVFAWYGGEEDTSTVDVEYTSEITGDVYITGTMMKYYIVRQLADEFNVEVTDLIEKLSKNGIEASPDDTLAEIEYNYGLDHEEFKAMLEEIITELRGESE, encoded by the coding sequence ATGAAAGTTTCGGCTCTCGTAAGGGGTGTTATAGACCTTCTACTAGTGGTGACTTTCGTAGCAGAGCTCTTCACGGGCATCGGCCTCTACCTCGCACCTAGCGGGAGAATAGCCGAGACCATAGGCTGGACGTTTCTGGGATTTGATAAGGATACTCTCGATTTGATACACACGTACTTCGGCTTTGCGATGGCAGGGCTGGTTATGGTTCACCTTGTCATTGGGTTCAATAGCATGCTGGTAATGCTAAAATCTGGATTTAGGAAGTCCAAACTCAGGACTGTGGCTGCGGTTTTTGTCCCTTTACTCCTCCTCGTCGCAGGTTACCCGGTTTTCGCGTGGTACGGCGGAGAGGAGGACACATCCACCGTCGACGTTGAGTACACTTCCGAGATCACGGGGGACGTTTACATCACCGGCACCATGATGAAGTACTACATCGTCCGGCAGCTCGCCGATGAGTTCAACGTGGAAGTAACGGACCTTATTGAGAAGCTCAGCAAAAACGGAATAGAAGCCTCTCCCGATGATACCCTGGCCGAGATTGAGTACAATTATGGCCTGGACCATGAAGAGTTCAAGGCCATGTTGGAGGAAATTATAACCGAACTACGGGGTGAAAGTGAATGA